aaatgacaaaatgacttggaataaaatcattttacattgacttcaattaaaaaaaatttctTCATGTTGGAGATATGAGTTTTACCACATCAATGATATgttggagatatatatatatatatatatatatatatatatatatatatatatatatatatatttgtttgtttgtgtgtatgtatgtatgtataaaatcagcatgtgtatgtttgtctttttttccctttagtTCAGAAATCAAGGGGAACAGAAGAGTCCGACATGATTCTCCTGATAATTCTCCAGTACGGCGAGTTCGCCACGACTCCCCTGATCTCTCACCACAGAGGGGAGTGCGCCATGACTCCCCTGATCTCTCTCCCAAAAGGAGAGTCCGCCACGACTCCCCTGATTTTTCACCACAGAGAAGAATCTGCCATGATTCTTCAGACCTTTCCCCACCACGACTCAAAGCTGAGACCACACGTAGGCGACATGACTCCTCATCACCTTCTCCTCCACAGAAGAACATGAAAAGCTCATCTTCTAAATCACACAGACAACATATCAAAGGTACAGGTGCAaccaaagctttttttttgtgcatCATGCCCTTGATTCATCTCTATGGTTCGTTCTCTACAGCTGGTGTCAATGTACAGTAATTATCCTAAAATATGTCAAAATATGTGTTTATGTTGCAGATCCCTCACAGAAAGAAAAGTCCAAATCATCTTCAAAGTCTCGTGTTCCGGACTCGGACCTGTCGCCACCCCGAAGACGCCCTAATGCCAGGCAGGACTCGGACTCTGATCTCTCTCCTCCAAGAAAAAGGCCatcaggaggaagaggagggtccGATTCAGACCTTTCACCGCCCAGGAAGAAGCCCCAGAGGGGACGTGGGTCAGACTCTGACCTCTCCCCACCTCGCAGGACGGGCTCACCTGCTGCACAGCCAGTAAGCATATATTAAATGATTGTTGAAATGTGGTTTTAATAAGGGTAGACTGAAGACAAATAATAGGTCAGGGTAGGCCTGTCATGATGATTTTATCGATTAATCaaacaatatatggacatgaccttGAGAATTGTTGTTGACCTCAATATTGCCCATTTTGTTTACATAAGAATGAACATCACCAATATTTTAGCCAGTTTCGCATCTAACATGTAGGGAGGTGTGCACACTGATCAGTGCATGTAACGGTGCCTCCATGGACACACAGCGGACATGTGCGACAGGTAAAGATGCGTTTGGAAGTCCAAATGGACTGCACTCTCGGCTCTAGTATGAGAAGGTTtagactttttaaaaaaacattgcaaTAAAAGTGGCAATACAGTTAACCTAAAAGCTCATCTAGAACAAAACCATCCCATCCAGTTATACGAGCTGGGAACTAACTTTGCAGTTGGACAGAGACTTTTCTGGCAGTTGCTTATTACGGATGCTTTTGATCAACAGTGTAAAAATAGCTGCACACAGTGGTGCATGCTTACAGACAGAGTATGTagagatttttatttattttatgtattttggatatttaaagaatttaatttgttttaatattCTAAATAGTTAAACATTCATTGCTCATGATTATGCAATTATGATATTATCAGTGAcaaaatggtcttaaaatgacaatactgTGAATGATTTATTTGAAATGATGATGAAAAATCATACATGATATATGATCATGTGTGTCTACACAGAACTGTTGTAGAGCTCTTGTATGTGTCAGTGGAATGCCTAATGTTTTTTGTgaggtgttgtgttttttttgttttgttcccCATCAGAAGGGACTGGTGATTTTTAATTGGGACAATACAGGGCAACCAATTTGAATCTGTAATGAACCGCTTCTGGTTCTTCTTTTCCGTGGTGCACAGGGCATGACCTAATACCAGGActagtgtttttaaaaacagatCGTAGTACAGAAAACTTATacatacaaaaaataatagaaataaaaaagtttAATTATAAGTTTTGTTGCTGTTATAATTGTCAGTAGTCCTAACCCTAAGAGAGTATTTACAGACacattttttcttatttaagcTTGAACCTGACATCAATGTTCATACTCAGGAATGTCTACATTAATCTTACATTGTATTATTCAACAGAAAGTTGAATTATATATGTCTGCTTTCAGGGCCCTCGAATGTtatctggtggagctgctggCCTGGTCCCGATTGAAATCTTGCGGAAAGAGCAGGAAGAAATCCGCAGGAAAGAAAAACTAAACCAGCCTCTCGAAGGTCTCAGGAATGACTTCTGCTAAGTGACTagtgaataaaaataatttccATGTATTTACTTCAAATAAGGGCTATCATGATTCTTAACTAGTCTATGACTTTTACAGAGGAGTCACGTCATGCAGAGACTGTTTTCAGAGATAAAACGGGAAAGAAGCGTGACTTGGAGTCCGAGCGTGTGGAGCAGAGAAGGAAAGCTGGGGAGAAAGCAGAGAAGGATGAGAGATATGCGCAGTGGGGCAAAGGGTAATGTCTGCTTATTCTATTAAAAGATAAAGTTGTATGCATATGTTTtgttatctacaataaatgTGATTGGGGTCACTGGATTTACTGGTTGTCTTTAAACCATTCAGTTAACAAGTTCTTCATAATTACTATAAATTTGGTGGTCAAATTACCTCACTAAGGTAGACTGATACACCTTTTCTGTTTTCACATACTCGTCATTTTCAGACTGGCACAGAGTCAGATGCAGGAGCAGAACTTGGCTGATGCAATACGAGAAGCTGAGAAGCCCCTGGCACGTCATGCTGATGACGAGGACCTGGATCGTATGCTgagagaacaggagagggagggagatccCATGGCTGCTCTGTTACgtaagaaaaaggaaaagaacacTAAAAGCCAAGGAATCAAGGgtaagttgttttttgtttttgtttttttaaagctttgatTAGTCCTTTTGCATGTggcttatatatttttttattcccTCAAAGATAAAACATGGCTATAAAATTCTCACAGTGGTAGAAAAAACGCATTTAGACCCGTGAATAGCAGCATTGTCGCTCGGCTAGGTCTCGCAAATTTATTCTCTTTTCTTAATTATTTCCTCTTCTAATAACCGTTACATTTACCAGATGTCTGATGCTGCAAATGTCCcacaaaaaaaatttaaaaacaaaaggaaTTGTGCCCTGATTAGCCCAGACCCCTTACATTACTTTGTACCTTGCATACCCTGGAGGTGAAATGGGAGTGCAGTATAAGCTCACCACCATTGCGAGACAGAAGATCCAGGGTCAGCTCAAATTAAGCCTGAACTAAGCTATAAAAAATTGTTTGGTCAGACAGGCCCCTTCTATGGCTACTTTGTTCACTAgacacattaaataaaaatcttCAAGCATATAAGGGTACAAGGGAGtgatttaaagggttaaatgtacTTAAATTTCATGGAATAAGATCAGTCATAAATAACTGACATCTATTCTGATAACTGACTTATTAGTACATTCGGAGAGGAGCCAGTCAGCAAGGCTATTGGTAGGATATAGCAGCTACTCAGCTAGGCTTTGGTAGGTCTCTGTGTACCCTTAAAATGCCAACATATTGAACATAATTTGtgaatatttttgtttattattttatttttttatttttatttcatttttttgtagAGAGACCCCGTTACAAAggcccacctccacccccaaaTCGTTTCAACATTATGCCAGGGTATCGTTGGGATGGAGTGGACAGGTACAGAGTAATAGACAATTTATTATTTCTTAAGTCAGTCATGTATTCTGTATACAGTGATTTAACTGCAATAACCTTTCTTgggttttttgggggttttttttattttttttttaggtccAATGGGTTTGAACAGAAGCGCTACAGCAGGATTGCAGATAAGAAAGCTACACAAGAGGAGGCCTACAAGTGGAGTGTGGAGGACATGTAGACACATTTCAGAGCCCCAGAACCACCATCCTTGCGTACTGTACCATTCCTTCTGACCAGCACTGCTCCTGATGTTTTTCAGGCAGCACACATCCAAATAGACGGTCTGAAATAAACGTCCTTTCTCATCAACCAAGATCAACCAATTAACAGGGAAAATAGATTTTGAGTTTTGCGGTTGTAAATGAGCATCAGGATTACCATgagatttattaaatattatgtttTCTTAGAatgttgtgtttgtctttttttaaaaagcaaattGTTGTGACATTGAAAACCCTTTACACACATTCATTATCATATAACAGCAGCAGTGGTGTGATGGTCTTCACTTCAGGGCTCCAatggtttcttttcattcagTATCACCAATGTTTCTCTTGCTTCTACTGATGTGCTTGTTGAGAATTTTCAGAAGATCATCAGACACTGACTGGAGAGATGAAGCTGGAGGCCTTAACAGATTTATGACAGAGAAGTACAACCTTCAGTCTCATGAGGgcagaaaatgtaaaatgtcaaaGGGTTTGTCAAGTGCAATTTGAGAAACTTCACAtttacaccatatgtccaaaagtttgtggacaccttgtCAATATAGGTACTAAGAGGGTTTTATCCACCCTTTGTTGCAGTTGCAGCATCTACTTTTCTGGGAAGACTTTCTGGCAACATTGTttatgagaatttgattgcattcagccacaataaCACTAAAAAGGTCAGGTAATAATGTTAAGTGATTTAGTGCTGGATTACAAACACCACCCTAACTCATCCTAAAGCTCACctatccacagctcaatgctgtgagCTTTTAGACCAAGAGCTGACTCTTAGCATTGGGTATAGTGATCCTGAGGCAGTGATCTGGCTGTTCTGCCAATACTGTGTCCCACTGTATTGGCAGGGCTTGACTATGGGAATTATACATGCTGGGTGTGCAATTGTATGCCTGTTGCAGTAAAGGGATGCATCTTAAAGTGTCTGAGTTCATTAATTACAAAGGGTGTCTGCATtgttttggacatatagtgtttattttcacATACCTTTCTAGTGGTGGTGGCACTTTGCCTAAGCGCCTCGTTTTTAATGGTCAGTTGCTCTTTCAGTTGAGCAGCAATAGGCAGAGAATGTAGAGAGATGCTCCATCCTGGGTAGGTCTCCATTTGGACTGTCCTAAACTCAGCCCTGCAAGATACAGAGGCAGCTTATTACTTCAGCTTTTTTAATTTAAGCCCTTTTTTGTAAAATGTGGGGAAAAAACCTTCATGTCTAGACACTAATGATTGATAGTGCAGTATGCTGACAATATTTTACAAATATGAGCGATAAATAATATTTACTCATGTAGTAGTGCATATGTCAGTCAAAAATATGTGTTCTGTATATCATGCATATGTATCTAGTATATGTTACTTAAACAGATAATGTGTATATGTTAATGCGtggccatatatcagatttctgtatgTGCTGAACTGAATGAGTTAGGAAACCCCTGTGGTAAATGCTGTAGAATTGTTTGCACGGTAGGCCCTCTTGCCTCAGTGCTGGGTTGACTGCAAGGTTATCGGGGCAGGGAAGGACTTGAAGTCTCCTCATGTATATGCCCTGCGGTGGGGAAAAATTCTTCTGGTAGTTGGTTTGAAAGTGCGGCGTTGGAATCCTCTCCTTTTTTCCTAAGGCTGTCTTTATCATTAGTGGAGCGCCATCTTGAGGCTGAGCTTGAAAAGCTTCTCTGTGTGTTGTTATAAAGGTCCTGTCCCCTGCAGTGTGGGTTGAGTCATGGGTGAGTTTATACAACATTTGTTAAATACACCTGCCCTGCTGGTGTGGGACATCATGCATAtattaacctcttgagaccctgtgTCCTGTATAGGGACATGACATTTCTGCTTCCCTGCTTCGTGAcacttaatattttaaaattctGACCAGTTGGCCTCATattaggacattgttttttgcaaaaacgacttcctgtacaaagacaaGTTTGGTTTTAATACCTGTTAGGTCCTACTATTCCAaaataggagaaattaaaaatgcacaccaagcaaacaTCTGTGTCTCAATATATTGACttcagtattatttattattatcttacCTTCCAGGGTTATATTGCACTGTAGCATTTTCTTCGGCTCAGTTCTGGCGCAGGTTTTAGGCCCAAAAGCTACCTCCGTTGTTGTAATCATCTTCTCTTTCTTATCTGGATAAAGCAGCGAGCCTGAAATGGAAAGTAGCTGAGGCTTTTAGGATAAGCTCAGTCAAAGCATAGCACGCCCACAAATTCACAGTGCATGTCATTAATAGTTGACAGTAAGTAAGAGTAGCTTTGTCACCGTAGTTATTTTAGAGTACTCTCTACCGATCTCTACTGATAAGCTAGAATTGCTAGTGGCTCCCTGACACCCTTAATTACATAATTTCCTGGAAATTGACATTCTGTATATAGGGCTCATTCCTGTACATTTTCTGCATATAGGCCTAATCAGGCATGCATTCAAGTTATGCAAGCTGTGTTTTGTCATCAGACTGTAGAATACAAATGGCATGTAGTTAATTTCCACCCAACACTGGGTTTCTAATGCCATCTCAGCATATTACCTGCAACAGTAGGAAGTTCCCCTCGCTGTGGGAAGGCCTGCGTGTGATTAGTCCTTTGGCCGTTCTTGAGGCGTAGCAAAGCAGCTCTGAGATCGCGGCCAATGCGAGATGGTGGTCTGAGCTGTTTCGTCCGTGGCTGTTTTTGTGTGGCCATTACTCACTTGGTAGTGATTCCAGCAGTAAACATAAAACAACACAGttagtacactatatggacaaaagtattgggacacttcctcattcattgtttctcacAAAAACGGAGAAGTTGGAGTAagaatttctactagattttggagcattgctgtgaggatttgattgcatttaactaCAAGtacattagtgaggtctggatgttggatgatcaccacttcacctcatccccaactcataccaagagcactggatggagcatcgtcatttcagagaacacagttcttccacccACGTTCTCTCttgcccacgcctgacattaggcacggtgccaatggGCTCACAATAATCAGCTCatataattcaaataatttcTAAGAAATGTTTGCAAATGAAACCCATTTTacattgttgtattttattttgtatgcaACTTTTCTACTGACTTAAAAACTGTAATATTAAATAGTTTTGAGTGAACTTTTAAAGCTAAAGCTATTTTTATACCATTGTGCAGAATGTTTAATAGTAGTGCAGGTAAATGCTCACCTCGGTGTGATTCCTTACAATTTTCAGAAATCCTGTGTGATGAACATAATTCCTGACTCAGATTCAGCAGCCACTCTGTTGGCCTGATAGAAAACCACCGTGGTTGTTAGTTGATGGCGGTTGCCATGGCTGTGCCATTCTTTCAGAGAGCCTGTTGGGTGAATGGATCAGCTCAAGAACAATAAGCCTCACTGTGGTGAATGGCACCAGAGTAAGACTCCTGCAGCCTGGCCTGAACTAGGCTTTTGTTTCAGCTGGATTTAATACGTCCCTGCGCAGACACATAAACAAGAAGTGTGCTTTAGGTGTGACGGACTGCAATAATCAGTAGTATGAAATAATTACACTCTAATTTGATGTTCATGTTATATTAAGTCCCTGGGTTGTAGTTCTTGCACTCTACAAGTGCTTTTTGTAAGAGAAGATCATAAACACATCATTTGATTCTCTGAAACATTCGAAAGTTaccttttaaaatattttttaatcttACATGGGGAAACCATGGTCTGAGCATCCTTATGTTTAGAAAAGGCCTCAAAACTCAGGGGGAAAAATCCTGGCCTTAAAACTCACTTTAACTCTTTAAATATATTATGTTACTACCTAATTAAAAGAAGATCTTGGGAAAACAGCATTTTTTATGCCAtgataatgaaataaatatcttCAGTGTTTCTGAAAGTATTTTAATCAAATGCACTCATTCTCATGAAAACACAAGTTAATACCATATGCTAATCCATGCTGACCATTTAGGGACTCCTTAGTGTACCCCAGCAATTAAATGATTGACAGGACTTGATTGACAAATACGCATAACCCTCATGACCCTGTAGGGCTCCTATAGTACACAAACATCACTGTTGAAAGTTTACCACCTTAATGTCTTAAAATGTGCATGCTGATTGgttaacaagaaaaaaaagccctGGCACATGTTAAGAAACAGACAAAGCACTTGTATTTCTTCATGACTTTAATGAAAGAAATATATTGTGGTAAATCATGGTTTGACAAGAATACACTGTAAgaaaagcaacaacaacaaaaaaaaacagttgttGTAAATCATAAGTTTCACTAAAGCACCTCTTTGAGATCTACCTTCCAGCGGGTTTcacctccaacccaaatctaacatAGCTCATTCAGCTCATCAAAGACCTCTGAGGGCTATAATTAAATGAATGCGACAGGGTTCATTAGAATTGGAGTCTGCTGAAAGTCAGATCTCCAGATGGTGTTGGACACTACTGCTCTTAAAATAAACCCTCTTTGACACCTTTATTGTTGGTTGCTTAAAAGTTAGGAGTTAAAATGTGTGATCTTGCTGAATATTTACGATGGGAAGAGCAGGAAACCTGTAAAAGTGCTGTCAGCATCTTTACTGATGATTTGGCTTGTTCGAGAGGTGTACATCGACACATGCTCCCCTTTCTTCAGGtccaccaccactgaccctgAACTGACCAACACTCCTTGAGACATATCACAGAGATTCACCAAAATCTGCTGTCCCTTTTTAATGGTGACGCAAGCAATCTGTGTTGCAGAGATATGGTACACAAAAAAGTATATGCCAGGCAGTTTTGCTGTAAAGTAGCCGTTAGACAGCACATCACCTTCATCAAAAGAAGAAACCGGACTGTCGAATTCAATAATTCTGTTTACCACTACAGTCGACCTTGAAGAAGGAGACCTTTTGTAAGAGAAAAATGATCGCATCTCTCTTGGGACTTCTGCTACTGCTCCTTTTTGCCCCTTTGGACCTTTTGGTCCTGGGGGTCCAGACATTCCCTCATCCCCCCTCAAGCCTGGCCTGCCCGGATATCCGGGGATGCCTTGATCACCCTTCAGCCCCTGCACTGGATGTGTGTCTTCACCTGCAAACATAAACATAAGCCAGCAAGGAGCTTCTCAGTGAGATGTTGTCAGCAGTATTGACCaataagacaaaagaaaaaaaaactgtcacacaaaaaccttttatctacatttaaaagGTCTGAATTGTatctacatttatttacattttcaattTTGAAcataattttaatctggcagttgttctttaaattgtcTCAAATGCTCAGAATGATTGGACCAATACAATACAATGGCTTCTactgaaagctgtttttttctacaaggtttttgcatgacagtgacaatatactgCTTACTTTATGTTTGATTTCCTAGACTTTGGCAATTGCACAGCCTTTCTAGAGACCAGTCTTTGTCGATAAGCTATAGGCTAATTCTAAGCCAATCTGAATTCCAAACAGATTCAATTTACTCCAACGCTAGGCTTCATTTATATCCAGATAAAACTAGTTCATCTAAGTGTATAACACTCTCATTTCTTGCATGGTGTTTTTTAATAGAATACCTACCCATATTCAAAAACTTTCAAACCATATTAAAAAACCTAGTCATCACACTTTTCAGGGCTGGCTGCCCAAGATCTAGcattgtttttagttttttttaccaGGCTCTCCCTTTTGCCCTTTTGGTCCATCCCTTCCATTGGCACCATGAGCTGCAGGGATTCCTGGCACCCCGGGATAGCCTCTTTGGCCAGTGCATGTGTCTGAGATGGTGGGGGTGACTGCCCACAGCAAAATGCACACAGGGAGAAGAGCGTGCACCAGCAAGGAAACCTGCAGCAATGTCAAATTTCACTTATTTCAAACAGTCATCTCAAATCGTCAActttaatgaaagtcaatgtaaaagtatTTCACCCCATGtaatttggagaatttctattggtctatttatcatgaaatgttgacagtttcaaattatgtcaaaatatAGGAGAAGAAATTGAGATTATGGAGACAATATGTAAGGGCTATGGTCTACTCTAATAGACAACCTGGCAACCTGACATTTTACTTACAGTagccaaatcaaatcaaatcaaatcaaattttattttttcacatacatagtaatacacagtataacttgcagtgaaattcTTTAGAGAATGCCAATAGAGAtcctacactcttcaaaataaaggttccaTAAAGGGATCTTTGTAGCGATGCTATAGAAAAAAACACTTAAGGAACAAATTTGGAAATGATGGTATGCAAATGTGAAGAACCGTTCTAAAGTTTAAAAAACACCACATTAAGCataagcattaagcatatttgcaataacctgtaaataatattgttattgcttttttaattatttatattgtgtatatagtacaaatttatttatctacatttttgtaactgagtgtcttgctatcccttccTGCTGTGAcacactgcgggactaataaaggattatcttatcttatcttatcttatcttatcataaCTAAATAGCAGTAAATAATTTTCCATAAAAGCAATACAGTCTGAAATGCACAATGGATATCTTACCATAATCCCAGACACAGTTGCACCTTGTTTGTAGAATCAGTGACAGTCGTGACTATGGAAGTCAGTGAAGCATTTTTTTCCTCCACAAAGTCTTCCAactttcatttctctctttcaAATGGAGAACACCCGAATTACACAACACGAACAGGGAAGTCACAGAATGTCTATTCATCATGTTTTCATCCTGGCAGATTATTATATTTGGAAATAgcctgatttgatttttttaataattgtatTTCGCTTATGTTTGCAAGTTTGCAAGATGTGGGAAACAGAAGAGGAACATCTTGTCCACAAATCATTTCACAAAATAATTGTGATGGTTATATATGAGGTTTATTTGTCTTTTATCCAACGGTGTGGTTTATTAGTGTGATGCACCACAATAAATTTTACttagtgtgtttatttgtaaCACCCTTTtatatacactgtgtccaaatatttatggacaccccttctaatgaatgcattcaactactacatctgctgacacagatgtgcaaagtcTATAGTCTAGTTTTTGTAGAGACATaatggcaatagaataggactctctggagcaaatgaacctattggcatcatgcttaatgccagaagtgagatagaggggtataacaccccccccccccccccccccccccagcattgagctgtgaagcaggggaactgtgtcctctggaatgatggtgttccatccagtacgtttggaATGATTTAGGGAGTTatgaatgaggtggggtggtaaacATTTAATATCTTGAccccactaacgctcttgtacCCTTGATTTCGCAGGACACAGTAAGTGAGCATgggtcctaatacttttgtccatatgaaaCAAATATTTGttctttaaaactttaaatTTGCATCAGTAACAGTGGCTGTATATGTTGGTGTTGTGGCCCATAAAATATCTCCTGTGTGTTTTCCTTCAGATTTGTATGTTATTGCTGTCCAGTCATATCCATGTCTTTCCAAAATGCTAACTTACAAGAGAAGGTAAACTAGCGAACTTTTAACTTTGAATGTAAGTTAATGTGAAGAGCTGTCGTCCCATTTTCATCTGTCCATACATAGGAAAATGCGTAAATTAAGACAGcagttatttgtatttaatgaATATACCAAGGTATTTACACAATAGAAAGAGAATTTTTGTGTATTTAGTAGCATTTTATTATTGACACAGAAATACAAGTTGCACTCTTTGTTGTACAGAACataagtatatttaaaacacagcaaatgtCCAGGTCATATCCACTGAACTCTTTTCACAAAGTCAATCAATGTGCATAAACCAGAAAACCAGAGAAGACACTGTTGCCTTTATTTTCAGCTGCGAACATGCCATTCTGCATGCTAGTCTCCAACCAGACTTTTTGGTTGTGCTCCAGGTACACAGCTAGCCCACCAGAGCTCACTTGGTAGTACGCACTTTGGTTTAAAATGTGATCACAGAAGGTCGCCTTTTTCACCCCATTAACCATTAGCATAACACACAGGGATTTTCCCAAAGAGGTTGTGTGGTACACAAAATAATATGTGCCGGGTATGTGACACACAAATTTACCCTCACTAACATTGAAGTGGTTATTGATATTGGTGATGACCTTGTTGAAGACTACTGGCAAGTTGGCTTTTGGATTAGATATGGTTTCACGGGAGACACAGAAAGCAGACTGTGGTTTGGAGTTACTGGAATCGCCCTGATCTCCGGGTTGTCCTGGAGGGCCGGGTGGGCCAGGGTCGCCGGGGCTCCCCCTCTTTCCTGGTAGGCCTCTAAAACCAGGATTGCCCTTTTGACCTTTTACTGCATCCTTTTCCAATTCAATAGAGTGGCCTAatgagacaaacacacacacataacacacacacaactcattAGTATTGTGTCGTACTATGGAAGTGAATCAAAAGTAACTCCTCTAGCAGGACAGTCCATTCTTACCCGCAAAAGACCAGCATCCCTACAGATTCCCCTACAAACAAACGCCTTCAAACGTTACTGGCGTGAAAACCTGTAGCCACACCAGCCCTTTGCGAATCAGACCGAACAACTCTGCTCAATGGCGCCGCTCCACACATTACACTTACCcgcatctcctttctctcccttcACGCCATCTCTGCCATCACGCCCAGGGAATCCCGGAAAACCAGGCTGTCCAGGTATCCCCACAGGACATGTGTCTTGAGCAGCTGTAAGGCAGAGATGCACGGCCAACAGAGCCCCAAAAAACAGCCTACAGTTCAGCATGGCAGCTCCTTGACCCACTGAGCTGCTTTGTGCAATGTTCAGGCAGCAGCTAACCTCAGAAACTTGCAAAAGTTTCAAGCCAATCAAATCAGAAGATCTCCTCTTGGCCAATCACATGAAATGTGCTGCTTGTTCCTCTTTTATAACTATGCTGGAGCAGATCGCCATGTTCTCACATTCAATGGCCTGCCTCAAGACTTCTCAGACCCATGAGTTTGTATTAGTtcattacatacattatatgcaTGCGGTACAATTCTGACTTTAAAATCTGCATTAActgtttattaacattaatattagacAAATATAAGTAAAATATAAACTGCACTTTTAGGAGTGCTCATTGGCTTTCCCTCATATCCCACATtcctcattttttaaataaaggtgctacaaagggcgatgccatagaagaaccaagcAATGTTCCAGACACTAAAAGTGCCATCCACCCACCATGGAGAGAGCCAATGACTAGCATGGCCTTTTTTTGCTTGGCCCAGCACCTTTGTATAACACACAATTATACAAACTGCACACCTTCTGTAAGTTTCTTTCATTTGATAAACAGTTATTCATCATTACCTTTCTTATTCCAGTATCACTCCCT
This sequence is a window from Salminus brasiliensis chromosome 18, fSalBra1.hap2, whole genome shotgun sequence. Protein-coding genes within it:
- the bud13 gene encoding BUD13 homolog, encoding MMAAPTSLSKSAALSKADYLKRYLSNSEDVKKSKEKKTKKKHPKTTGRGMKIVDDDIDWRQLAAQTEEEKKEDEEEEEAPVIAEVIDERPDEVKQLEAFRTSNKWKIMGATHDESQESSVSQSSSEIKGNRRVRHDSPDNSPVRRVRHDSPDLSPQRGVRHDSPDLSPKRRVRHDSPDFSPQRRICHDSSDLSPPRLKAETTRRRHDSSSPSPPQKNMKSSSSKSHRQHIKDPSQKEKSKSSSKSRVPDSDLSPPRRRPNARQDSDSDLSPPRKRPSGGRGGSDSDLSPPRKKPQRGRGSDSDLSPPRRTGSPAAQPGPRMLSGGAAGLVPIEILRKEQEEIRRKEKLNQPLEEESRHAETVFRDKTGKKRDLESERVEQRRKAGEKAEKDERYAQWGKGLAQSQMQEQNLADAIREAEKPLARHADDEDLDRMLREQEREGDPMAALLRKKKEKNTKSQGIKERPRYKGPPPPPNRFNIMPGYRWDGVDRSNGFEQKRYSRIADKKATQEEAYKWSVEDM
- the LOC140539621 gene encoding uncharacterized protein gives rise to the protein MATQKQPRTKQLRPPSRIGRDLRAALLRLKNGQRTNHTQAFPQRGELPTVAGSLLYPDKKEKMITTTEVAFGPKTCARTEPKKMLQCNITLEGDRTFITTHREAFQAQPQDGAPLMIKTALGKKERIPTPHFQTNYQKNFSPPQGIYMRRLQVLPCPDNLAVNPALRAEFRTVQMETYPGWSISLHSLPIAAQLKEQLTIKNEALRQSATTTRKASSFISPVSV
- the c1qb gene encoding complement C1q subcomponent subunit B yields the protein MVSLLVHALLPVCILLWAVTPTISDTCTGQRGYPGVPGIPAAHGANGRDGPKGQKGEPGEDTHPVQGLKGDQGIPGYPGRPGLRGDEGMSGPPGPKGPKGQKGAVAEVPREMRSFFSYKRSPSSRSTVVVNRIIEFDSPVSSFDEGDVLSNGYFTAKLPGIYFFVYHISATQIACVTIKKGQQILVNLCDMSQGVLVSSGSVVVDLKKGEHVSMYTSRTSQIISKDADSTFTGFLLFPS
- the c1qc gene encoding complement C1q subcomponent subunit C; the encoded protein is MLNCRLFFGALLAVHLCLTAAQDTCPVGIPGQPGFPGFPGRDGRDGVKGEKGDAGHSIELEKDAVKGQKGNPGFRGLPGKRGSPGDPGPPGPPGQPGDQGDSSNSKPQSAFCVSRETISNPKANLPVVFNKVITNINNHFNVSEGKFVCHIPGTYYFVYHTTSLGKSLCVMLMVNGVKKATFCDHILNQSAYYQVSSGGLAVYLEHNQKVWLETSMQNGMFAAENKGNSVFSGFLVYAH